ATTGGACATGGTACTAAAAAAGGGGGTCTATACTACATGGAAGATGTTAACACAGGTCATGTTCACCAAATACAAAGTGGTGTGAGAGAACGACAAATTTGGCTTTGGCATCGACGTTTGGGGCATCCAAATTTTGGTTATCTGAAACATCTACGACCTGATCTTTTTTCTAATACGAGGTTGTCTGACCTTAAATGTAATACCTACATTATAGTCAAAAGTCATCGGACTTCCTATCCACTAAGTATGAATAAAAGCACTCTTCCCTTTGCTTTAGTTCACTCTGATGTGTGGGGTCCTTCCCCTATCTCGATTGGTTCTGGTGTTTGTTGGTTTGTCATTTTTGTTGATGAATGTACCCGTATGACTTGGCTTTACTTGATGAAACATAAAGATGAAGTATTACATgtgtttcaatcattttatgtgaTGATCCAAACTCAGTTTTCTTCCAAGCTCCAAGCTCTCCGCTctgataatggtggtgaatatgtTAATTAGCGTTTCCATACTTATTTTGAACACCATGGACTTGTTCATGAGACATTGTGTCCTCAAacccctcaacaaaatggcATAGCTGAACGGAAGCACTACCATATTCTTGAAACTGCACGAGCTTTACTACATGAAATGCATGTGCCACCCCAATACTAGTCTAATGCAGTGTCCACTGCCATCCATTTACTTAATAGACTACCCTCTAAAGTCTTAAATTTTAAGACTCCGCTCCAAGTTCTGGCATCACACGTCTCTTTACCTACAACCCTAATGTTTCCTCCTAGAGTATTTGGGTGTGTAGCTTATGTACATCTTCACAAAAATCAAAGAACCAAACTGGATTTGTGTGCTCGTCGTTGTCTCTTCCTAGGCTACACTATGCACCAAAAGGGCTATCGGTGCTATGATCACTCTACTTGACGCACCTATGTAACTATGGATGTCACCTTCCTAGAGTCTGAACCTTTTTTCCCAGCCCTCACTTCTTCTTTTCAGGGGGAGACACGAGATGAAGAGCAAAAATGGTTGCACTTTGACTGGCCAAATAGTGAAACTATGGTGGATGAAGCACCAAGCTTAGTGTCGATTGATCCCACAAGACTAGATGGACCCATAGAGCAGAATATAACTTCAGAAAATTATACGCCTTCAGCAACTGAACCAAGTTTCCCCCTTCCTTAGTACATGCAGACCTACCTCCTGATAATATCCCTGAGGTAAGGATTCTTGACACGTCTTCCAATATAAGTGACTTGAATACATTTGTTGGATATACATTGCCTTTCAGGGAAAATCGTGGCAAGCCATCGACTAGATATTCTCATGATATTGAAAAACGAAAATCAAAGTATCCAATTGCCAACTATGTGACTACCAGGAGATTATCTGAACCCCTCAGAGCATTTGTCCATGTACTTTCCTCAAGTCAAATTCCAACTGGAGTTCAAGAAGCCTTGTCTGACCTGAAATGGACTCAAGTAATAAAAGAGGAATTGGAGGCACTACTAAAGAACAACACATGGACCATAGTTCCGTTACCTGAAGGGACGAAAACAATAGGATGCAAATTGGTATTTTCTATCAAACACAAGCCAGATGGTACGATCGAAAGTTACAAAGCAAGACTGGTGGCAAAAGGCTATAAACAAACATACGGGGTAGACTACCAAGAAACTTTTCACCAGTTGCAAAACTGAGCACTGTAAGGGTATTCTTATCTCTCGCAGCCAACCTTAACTGGCCATTACAtcaatttgatgtaaaaaatgtctttctacACGGAGATCTTGAAGAAGTGTACATGGAACTTCCTCCGGGATACACGACATCTAATGAAACCAAGGTTGTGTGCAAACTACAACGAGTACTACATGGATTGAAACAATCACCTCGAGTGTGGTTTGGGTAGTTCAGTCTAGCAATGAGGAAATACATATTCAAGCAAAGCAACTCGAACCATACACTATTCATAAAGCACAAAGTGGGAAAGGTAACTATGTTGatagtatatgtggatgacatgattatCACAAGAAATGATGGAGAAGAAAGAACCAGACTACAAAAGGAGTTAGCCACCGAATTTGAGATGAAGAACTTGGGAGGACTCGAGTATTTTATAGGAATTGAAGTTGTCAGGTCCAAACAAGGAATatttctttcccaaaggaagtatgtgTTGGATATATTAACTGAGGTAGGAATGTTGGAGTGCAAACCGGTGGATACTCCAATTGTTCAAAACCATAGACTCGGAGAATACTCAGATCAAGCACCAACGGATAAAGGGAGGTACCAAAGATTAGTTGGCAAACTCATATACCTCTCACATGCTCTTCCAGACATTGCATATGTTGTAAGCGTAGTTAGCCAATTCATTCTTTCCCAAAGAAAGTATGTGTTGGATATATTAACTGAGGTAGGAATGTTGGAGTGCAAACCGGTGGAtactccaattttccaaaaccaTAGACTCGAAGAATACTCAGATCAAGCACCAACGGATAAAGGGAGGTACCAAAGGTTAGTTGGCAAACTCATATACCTCTCACATGCTCGTCCAAACATTGCATATGTTGTAAGCGTAGTTAGCCAATTCATGCATAACCCTATTGAAGACCACATGGATGCGGTAATCAGGATACTAAGATACTTGAAGTCCTCACCTCGGAAAGAACTTCTGTTTTCAAAGAATGGTCATTTAAGAATTAATGACTATACAGATGCAGACTGGGTTGGAAATATCTCAGACAGAAGATCTACTTTAGGTTATTTTATGTTTGTCAGTGGGAATCTTGTTACATGGAGAAACAATAAGCAAAAGGTAGTATCACTTTCTAGCGTTGAAGCAGAATTTCGTGGAATGGCAAAAGGGGTGTGTGAACTACTCTAGATCAAGAGACTACTTATTGAACTAGGTTTCGCCTCTACCTTAGAAATGGATCTTTTTTGTGACAACAAAGCTGCTATTGCAATATCTCAAGACCCAGtccaacatgatcgtacaaaacATGTGGAAGTGGATCGACATTTTATCAAGGAAAACCTAGAAGCAAAAATAATCCGATTTCTATTTGTGAAGTCCAAATACCAACTAGCAGACATACTCACAAGGCGATATCAAGCAAAGAGTTTCATAACTCACTCAACAAGTTGTGCATAAGATATTTGTATGCATCAACTTGAAGGGGAGTGTTGGCGTGAGTTGTTAGAAACCAACTTAGGAAGGATACAATTGTAGACGTAAATATAGAATCATGCCATACAAGTATGACATGATCTTTGTTGAGATATTTGTATAGACAAAAATAAGActgtaattttcttatttattttatattctctcCGTGTAAATAGTATATTGAAAAAACCCAGAAAAGCTGATAGTATCTTTATCAATTTCATATAATCTTTATaaatcctaatatatatatatatatatatatatatatatatatatatatttactttataaaaaaatcttatactGCAATAACATATgaagattgaaaatattttttaaaatatgaatttatattaattaaaattttgagacgCTTCCTTacatttatgattattatttctttcattctcattttaatCCTCTTTCCTtctattctatttttcaaaaaaataaaaataaaaatcattagtcACTCTTtctattatcttttatttttattttgattttttttttgaaaattttaataaaaatataattctattttattttgtacaaattctaataaatatatcataaaattacACCAACTATAAAAATGATAACGAAAACCTCCGAAAGAATCCTCTTAGCCTTTAATTACTAAAGCGATGAGGATCAAATTTTACATGATAAAAACTTCATCATCATTTGATGAATGTTCTGTTCCATGAGCCGGTTGGTTTCGGTCGGGTTAATGATGCAATTAAATTGACTAAAACAAACCCAATTATGTACAAACATGACTAAAAGCTCAACCGCTATCATTAACATCATTCCTTCTTATCTTGATCTTGATGTGGCTGGACCCAGGCTCAACATGTCTTTTTGAGGGCCAGGGTCCGGCCGTTAGGCTTCCATGCGAGGTCGAATCGGACCGGCCCTATTCCAGATATGCCCACATCAGTTCGTACAACTTATTGGTATATGTGGGGAATGATTGTAATGGATGCATTGGGATGACACGATCCATAATAAGATTTTTTAAGTGACACCAAACGACTCGAGCGAAAAACCGCTCCAACACGTATATGATCCTATCGACCATAATGATATTGTCTCTCAAAGTCCCCAACCCCATTGGCCCGCCTTTAATTGTTTCacgttattttttttctcacaagGATTTTATTAGAAGCTTGAAATTTCCTCTCCGTAATTTGTTTGCTTTAGTTTATATTTTAGAATCATTCTGTGCACGCAGCCATGTgataggttttttattttttatttatttatatttatgaatttaaatgTACATGACATATGATTTTCCATATGCATGAATATGATATGtagaaaataatctttcaataataccaaaaatagtttttagaataaattttaaaatttatttataaaaataattttttgtatataaacatatatatttttaatttatcctCTATGAAAATACCATAACCTAAAACATATGCAAAGGCtctcaaaatattataatttgagTGGTATAGTTTTTGTTGGGGCATTATCAAAGTCTcctattgttttttaaattagtttcttatttgttacaacaaaaattagaaaatatatttgaattttaagtagagttttattattaaaagtgaTTTAAAACTGTTTTCAGAAATTATTTGTCGAGAACTTGATAACGTTTCGAAACAGCCGGAAATTCATCGGTGGAGATTACCAAATTGAGACAAATTTTCTGAGGTAGGGTCACGTGGCAGACCGATGGGTCGCGCAAGGGCCCAAACGGGGCACGTCCCGTCAAGCCTACTGGGCCCCACAACGTTACCACGACAGCAACAGTGCTCCATATACCATCCTGAGCATACACAAAATCAAACCGGACTCTTTCAAATACTTCTCCGCAATGATTGTCTAAGCCAagaccaaaaacaaaattaatgtttttttttttttttttccgttgCCTTTTAAACTAaatctaatatattttataacttttccTAAAATTAAGCGTAATGCTATCCTCTTCTCAATGTTCTCATTCAGGCCTCGTCAAAAGTCACAACCTCATTTAGTAAGTCGTTTGGATTatttggattgaattttaaggaggttttttttttttttaaatgataaataacacaaacaataagaaaaacataaaaagtggagtggtaatgattttaattttttaaagcaagtaaaatgtttctttttaaagaaagaaagtacCGCTATTAAATACAAAGAGCAGTATATagtgataaaaatattattttctggaatttaatttaataaataattaaaatactttttaaaattgctTTTGGACAAAATATATGTTCTTCAGGCATATCTCAATTTAATCCctaaacaattttatttattttttaacaatttaatataaaaaaactcaaattatgaaaaaaaaactattaaaataaatagtcTATTTGAAATTTAGATCTGCTTTAAGGGCTTAAAAATGACTAAATTCATGAGGtggtttttataatttattatatattttttaagatatataaaaatatatcgtATTAatctattataaattttttttttaaaaaaattatatactgATAACAGCCAATGTTGGTGACAAAGGAGGAGGCCTAGCGGGCATTTCAAAACAACTACTTATTTTTACGAGAGAAGTCAGTAGTGATTTAGTATAAGATTAATATTTGtaaatgttaataaaaatttaaagaatggATCAAGTCAGATCACAGAGGTTTAAGgccaaaagaaagagaaagggaaatGGAAGTGAAGCAGACCAATTTCACAAACATCAGGACCGTCATCCTCATCTGATATAGCAGAGCATCGCCATCAGTGGTCCTCATCACTGTCAATCATAGCTCATTATTTATTACTCACCCTCCCAAAAAGACTCCCTTCACCTCCCATAAACGTTCCTCACCCCTTCTCTCTCCCCAAAATTTCTCAGTGTCAGAAGGAAAATGTGGGAAACCTCAGCAATCTGATTGAAACGTATCTCCACAGCCTAAAGCTAAGGTTTACTCTGGGTGTGGTTCGAGCCACATTTTGCTTGGGTTCGACCATGGCTGCAGCTCTCGAGTGTTGGTCCAGCCGAGCTAGCACAGACGAGGACATGGTGGAACAAGTCCTGATGAGAACTCAGGACAGATCGGAGGGTCTGCCGGAGAATTCGTCCGGTGCAGGAGTCAAGGAGTCGTCGGCGATGCAGAAGAGGTTGCAGAGGCTGAGTCGAAATGTGTCCGAGGCTATTGCATCGCTGAAGAACTCACTGAATCTGGACTCGCCCCGTGATCCGCCTGCTTCTAAGATCGAGAGCTGTCGCAAGCTTGTGTGGGGCGGTGTTGTTCGGAACCTCACGCAACTGTACCCTGGTAGTCAGCTACCGGAGAAGCTCGTCTCCAATATTCGCAAGCATTATGATTCCTTGCCTCTCAGGTTGAGTCATTAAAGTTTATATGAACTCGAGTTCCACTTTGGTTGCtgaaaaaatggaggaaaaatagaaagaaaatgaaatttcaagtattatattttatgcTGTGTGTTTTTTTCTCCCTTAAAATGAAAAAGCGCTTGACCTGGGGGCGACTACGGTTGAAGTTCTTAAATATGCAATCAACTTCAAATTAATCCCATGTTTGGCTACtcagaaaatgaaggaaaagcacagaaaatgaaaacttgaaattttgttctgttttttttttttccccacaaaacgTGAAAAACTAGGTCCTACTAAGTCAAATGAATCTTAGTCGGCTCATTTGTgcggttttttttttggttatcgTTTGCTCAGATCCTAAGAAAAGCAGTTATACGTTGcaaaatttgatttgtttttttttttttcctaacattttctcatcaaccaaacagagcatgGACTGTATTTATTGGACTCAGAATATTCTTACACTCATTTATAatctacatatattttttattttgttgccaTTTATCTTACGTTTCTTTTGGGTGATCTTAACAGTTATGCCCAGGCTGGATTCGATATGAAAGATGTCTTTCTTCATATTAGAATGATCGAGCAAGCATCCGTGGATGACCATCCTGCGATTTTGATTCAAGAAGTGTCTGATGATGAGATTCAAGGTTCTGTTTTCAAGCTCACTTTTGCCTGTAACTCTTCGATTTCATGGCCAGCCATGTCCGGTGCACTTGATAGTGCTTCCATTTGTTGCAAGAAGATACAGATCTTTGAGAAGAAAGGATTTACTTTAGGAATTATTCTTCTTCTGGTTCAAGCTGGGCAAGAGAAATCGTTCCAGAACAGGATTGAGAATGCCCTGAAGTTTGCTATAAAGAAGTCCAAACCCACCACCGTGAAGCTTCCATTTGGCCTATGTGGCTGTCAAGAGGAAAATACTAAGGGGAGAGAGGTGGGGGAGATTGAAGAGGAAGGCGGTGAACCACACCATAGAAATGGCATTGATAATTCGAACACTAAGGTTCAGCTCCAGATGCCACTGCCAACATCatcttttgttgtttcagttgaTGAATGGCAGACGGTCCAATCAGGTGGAGAGGAAATTGGGAAATGGTTGTTGAACTCAGATAATCTTGAATTTGTTGATCAGATTGGGCCAAATTCATTTAAAGGGGTTTACAAGGGAAAAAGGGTTGGAATCGAGAAGCTCAAGGGTTGTGACAAGGGAAATTCATATGAGTTTGAGCTCCGAAAGGATCTGTTAGAGCTGATGACATGTGGGCATAAGAACATTCTGCAATTTTTTGGTGTTTGTGTTGATGAAAATCATGGTTTATGTGTTGTGACTAAACTAATGGAAGGTGGATCAGTTCATGATGTTATCCTAAAGAACAAGAAGTTTCAGAACAAGGAAATAATAAGGATTGCTATTGATGTAGCAGAGGGGATCAAGTTCATGAATGATCATGGTGTTGCATATAGAGATCTCAACACACAAAGGGTCTTATTGGATAGACATGGGAATGCTTGCCTGGGGGACATGGGTATAGTCACTGCTTGCAAGAGTGTTGGTGAGGCAATGGAGTATGAAACTGATGGCTATCGGTGGCTAGCTCCTGAGGTTTGTCTCCTGCTATATCAGTTATTCTTTCCAATCTCATATTGTTAAAGTCAGCTTAAGTTGATCAGGAAAATTCCATTGAATGAAACATCTTCATGTTAACAGTCATGAGCCTAACATTTTAATTCTGTGTTAGCATAACCAGTGAAAATGATGCCATTCCATGTTGTTTCATGAAGTGTTTGAAACAAATCTCAGAGCTCAACAAAAACATCGATTCTTTGTGATGATTTGTGTTTCAGATGCTATGGAAACAAATGAAATGGTTCATTTCTTGGGGATACTTATACAATGTTCAAATTAATAATTCTACATCGATTCTTTGTGATGATTTGTGTTTCAGATGCTATGGAAACAAATGAAATGGTTCATTTCTTGGGGATACTTATACAATGTTCAAATTAATAATTCTGTtctgataataataataataataataataataactaataacTAATAACTCTGTTGCCATATTCCTAATGTTTCTTCAATATGTTCAACTATCCTGACAATTTAGATAGCATTTGGATCgtacaaaatagaaaagaagtGAAACATTTTTCAAgtgaatatttttgttttgttatgttTGAAACTGAGTCTTGCCTTGCTGCAATTTTTAGAATCTTAATAAACAAGGTAGTATAGATGTTTTTCCATTATTCTTGCAGTGATGGAAACATCTGTAAGATTTTATATTCATGCAATGTCCAATTGCCTTTAAAAACTTTGCCCattgaattgatctcttggcTGTAATATTTGGATGGTGCTCAACATAGAAATAGCCTTCCAATAACTGGTTGGTTATGTTATAACATACTTCTCAGATTGGTGCTCCATGTTTAATGATTTAACTGAAATCTGTGTGCCCATAACCCACTGGCCTAATGAATATCATTGTGTGAGGTTGAGAGTTCACATCATTCTCTCCTACTTTATGTTGGAGGAAAGGGGTCATACTAGCAGATTAGTTGCATGGTAGTGAACTGATGCTATGATAtttaccaaaaagaaaaaaaagaaaaaaaggaactgATAGGAATTTAACTGTATCACTTGAGTACATGTTTTAACAGAAGAAACCATTATATCCATGCTTAGTAAATCATTTGTGCAATATATCCTAGTGGCCCTGCCATGATTAACTGCTGCAACTTTACCAATATGAATATTTCCAATGTTTGCTGTAAATTTCCTTTTGATGCTCTTTTTGGGTTTTACTATATGTTGTGTTCAAGGATATTAGTTGGCTTCAATGTATTTGCAGAGGGTTTTAAGGGTCGGTTTAGTCTTGTTTAAAGTGGCTTTACCTCACTATCCTAAACATCATTGTTTTAGCATGCGTAAACATGtcttcataatttattttgctTTAAACTCGAATCAAGTGTTTGCCTTTATGTAAGCGCTCCTGTATGTTAAACAAATTGTTTGGCTACAACCTTGCAGAATTGCACTTTAGCCCAAAATTGGTTGAATCATGGACCCTACCTTAGGAGCCTTTTCAATCTTTAGCTTGATCTGTCCAAATaatatatggacctttttaatACCTTTCTTGTTACTCCCAATGAATTACTGGACACTACTTTTGCAAATTTAGCTTCTCAAAGTTGATGTTATGGGTGTGTCTGGGAGCAATTTCAAAGATGAATAGCTTCTAAGGATCtccaaatgtttttttattcgTATACTACATGAAAGTAGTATTTacttcttttatgaaaaaataaggtTAGCAAAAATATTATTGCTCCTAATTGAACACTTCTCTATTGGCAAAttgtttatttgtattttggtCATGAATTTGCTTGAAATTCTTATTTCACCACATGACTGGTAGTTTTAATACAATTAagagtttaaaaatgaaattcaattagAAGTCACTCTTCCTCGAATTCAATTCTCTACTGTAAGTGATGGAAGCAATGAATtgaatttcttctcttttggtTGAGACAGATCATTGCAGGTGACCCAGAGAGTGTTACAGAGACATTGATGAGTAATGTGTATAGCTTTGGGATGGTACTTTGGGAGATGGTAACTGGTGAGGCAGCCTACTCGGCATATTCACCTGTGCAGGCAGCTGTTGGAATAGCTGCTTGTGGGCTTAGACCTGAAATTCCAAAGGATTGCCCACAAATCCTGAGATCTCTGATGACAAAATGCTGGAACAATTGCCCTTCCAAGCGCCCTCAATTCTCAGAGATTCTATCGATATTGCTGCGgcccaacaacaacaacaacaacaacaacaacaacaacaatagcAACAATAGTATTAGGTAAGAAGCCTTTGGATTACCAAGGAACCTAATCTACTGATACTAAAAGTTTGTGTAAAAAATGAGCCCCTTGTTAAATGGGTGCTGCCATGCCTAAATGTAGATCCAGtaagtttatttttctcaaagGAAATGAAGATATAAATCTTCTTTTCATCCTTGTCAATGGAAATCCACCTCTTTCTTTTACCATCTTTCTAATAATAtcagaaaaattatatatatataaatgtttgtGGGTTGCTTTATAATATGTCTGCCATCACATGTGTCATGCAgatataccttttttttttatatagatatgAATGGTGGGAATCTTCATATATTTGTTAGGCATGTGTCATTATGAGTCACTGGGCCTTTCACATTTCATCGCCTCTAAGAGACTAGATCATTGGCTTAGAAAAAGGGGAATAAAAGGCAAAAAGGCAAATGAGATTATGTGGCCCGATGGGTATACGAGTTTCGAGCGATACAAGGgtttttgttttccaatttctctttttgtttgtaTGGTGGCTATCTGAGGGGCCCGAGGGACTTCACTCCTTTTGCTTTGGTGTCGTGAGGGAGGTGAAAACCATCAAACACCTCTCCCTGCTTTCCTCCTCTCCAAGAAGTTTCAACATCAATGGACCAGCTCCTAAGGCCCCACAATTTAggcataatttatatattatgacCCTTTGCTTCTGTCATTCGATACTTTTAGACTGACTAAGCCCCTTGTGGCACCCATCAAGGCGATGTTCCCGGCTGTGCCCATG
The sequence above is drawn from the Vitis riparia cultivar Riparia Gloire de Montpellier isolate 1030 chromosome 6, EGFV_Vit.rip_1.0, whole genome shotgun sequence genome and encodes:
- the LOC117916813 gene encoding probable serine/threonine-protein kinase drkD; amino-acid sequence: MAAALECWSSRASTDEDMVEQVLMRTQDRSEGLPENSSGAGVKESSAMQKRLQRLSRNVSEAIASLKNSLNLDSPRDPPASKIESCRKLVWGGVVRNLTQLYPGSQLPEKLVSNIRKHYDSLPLSYAQAGFDMKDVFLHIRMIEQASVDDHPAILIQEVSDDEIQGSVFKLTFACNSSISWPAMSGALDSASICCKKIQIFEKKGFTLGIILLLVQAGQEKSFQNRIENALKFAIKKSKPTTVKLPFGLCGCQEENTKGREVGEIEEEGGEPHHRNGIDNSNTKVQLQMPLPTSSFVVSVDEWQTVQSGGEEIGKWLLNSDNLEFVDQIGPNSFKGVYKGKRVGIEKLKGCDKGNSYEFELRKDLLELMTCGHKNILQFFGVCVDENHGLCVVTKLMEGGSVHDVILKNKKFQNKEIIRIAIDVAEGIKFMNDHGVAYRDLNTQRVLLDRHGNACLGDMGIVTACKSVGEAMEYETDGYRWLAPEIIAGDPESVTETLMSNVYSFGMVLWEMVTGEAAYSAYSPVQAAVGIAACGLRPEIPKDCPQILRSLMTKCWNNCPSKRPQFSEILSILLRPNNNNNNNNNNNNSNNSIR